The Corynebacterium glaucum genome includes a region encoding these proteins:
- a CDS encoding HAD family hydrolase, translating into MHTPRLVALDMDGTLLITGGDIPQSFWPVLTQSREQGMTIAPASGRQLATLRDMFAQDAPDTFIAENGAVVWHEGEVVSTTPMPEAPVRRLVEALEYAPFTAYAVVCAPEVCFTRENLPAEISEEINNYYHSRKELASLIDAPLNATVKLALYIQGDAETEALDWVKDRVPELRVLLSSKHWIDIMQPDADKGRALEALAQTLGIDAADTAAIGDYLNDLGMLQAAGHAVAMGNAHEDVKAIADEVCGTVAEEGAVVKLREWLA; encoded by the coding sequence ATGCACACCCCCCGACTTGTAGCGCTGGATATGGACGGCACATTGCTCATCACAGGGGGTGACATCCCGCAGAGTTTCTGGCCGGTGCTCACCCAGTCTCGCGAGCAGGGCATGACCATCGCGCCGGCGTCCGGTCGCCAGCTAGCTACGTTGCGGGACATGTTCGCGCAGGATGCGCCGGATACGTTCATCGCGGAAAACGGCGCGGTGGTATGGCACGAAGGCGAGGTCGTCTCAACGACTCCGATGCCCGAAGCCCCGGTGCGCCGCCTGGTTGAGGCGTTGGAGTACGCGCCGTTTACCGCCTATGCAGTGGTGTGCGCGCCAGAGGTCTGCTTCACCCGCGAGAATCTCCCTGCGGAAATCTCGGAAGAAATCAACAACTACTACCACTCGCGGAAGGAGCTTGCTTCGCTTATCGACGCCCCGTTGAACGCCACCGTGAAACTAGCCCTGTACATCCAGGGCGACGCTGAAACGGAGGCGCTCGACTGGGTGAAGGATCGTGTTCCGGAGCTGCGTGTGTTGCTGAGCTCGAAGCACTGGATCGACATCATGCAGCCAGATGCAGACAAGGGCCGGGCGCTTGAGGCGCTTGCACAGACTCTCGGCATCGATGCAGCCGACACTGCCGCTATCGGCGACTACCTGAACGATCTAGGCATGCTGCAAGCAGCCGGCCATGCGGTGGCGATGGGCAACGCGCACGAGGACGTGAAAGCGATCGCCGATGAGGTGTGTGGGACTGTCGCGGAGGAAGGGGCCGTGGTCAAGCTGCGGGAGTGGCTGGCGTGA
- a CDS encoding histidine-type phosphatase, with translation MTTLTASAKTTRTALAMSLAAALAAPLMATPALAAENQTTYYSTKQPYSPAAPISSYSQPPAGFKQIYTSTVNRHGSRGLSGFKYDDLALQMLLEAEKRGQITDLGKRLIPQVKAMTKANEELTGPETGYGNLTVFGREELQGIGERNAKRNTELLNAIVGSDAKVKFMSSGEDRATESGWEFGRSLLAAKPELDSHLIDGMEDDHVKIEARTDLLKAHGDKSLDSYERYAAWEDGEIVEAKIDEAYAKPASREASQKLLLKIFTQDFVDGIDDGSLTFTAQNGKNTVEGVADAALQFYNLYIIAPAMDREAAKPAEGWIFNEFMDDEIGPTFAYLLDVEDYYQKGPANEGETVAYDNYAPLLDHMIQGVKDRAAGGEIAAEYRFSHSGAIVPLAALLKLPGSEKGVPADELMTYENSKWRGDTVDPMGANIQWDAFQNDQGVTLVRMLYNEAEIPFHAGCMPVVDGSAFYTIEELADCLPLGSTSDHSKARPDITPGTDTPAKDGSSKDGSAENGSTGDGSSKPGAIAIAVTAVLAVLAALGFGAWQLGVIGAGF, from the coding sequence TTGACCACCCTGACCGCGTCCGCAAAAACCACCCGCACCGCTCTCGCAATGTCGCTTGCTGCCGCTCTCGCCGCGCCGCTTATGGCCACTCCGGCGCTCGCGGCTGAGAACCAGACCACCTACTACTCCACCAAGCAGCCGTATTCCCCCGCCGCTCCGATCTCTAGCTACAGCCAGCCACCTGCCGGTTTCAAGCAGATCTACACCTCAACCGTGAACCGCCACGGATCGCGCGGACTCTCCGGTTTCAAGTACGACGACCTCGCGCTGCAGATGCTCCTTGAAGCAGAGAAGCGCGGCCAAATTACCGACTTGGGCAAGCGCCTTATCCCGCAGGTCAAGGCGATGACGAAGGCGAACGAGGAGCTCACCGGGCCAGAGACCGGCTACGGAAACCTCACCGTGTTCGGCCGCGAAGAACTCCAAGGAATTGGCGAGCGGAACGCAAAGCGAAACACCGAGCTGCTGAACGCGATCGTCGGTTCTGACGCAAAGGTCAAATTCATGTCGTCCGGCGAAGACCGCGCGACGGAATCCGGCTGGGAGTTCGGCCGCAGCCTGCTCGCGGCGAAGCCTGAACTGGACAGCCACTTGATCGACGGCATGGAAGACGACCACGTCAAGATCGAGGCTCGAACCGACCTGCTCAAGGCCCACGGTGACAAATCTCTCGACAGCTACGAGCGGTACGCAGCGTGGGAAGACGGGGAGATCGTTGAAGCGAAGATCGATGAGGCCTATGCGAAACCAGCTTCCCGCGAAGCGTCGCAGAAGCTTCTGCTGAAGATTTTCACGCAGGACTTCGTCGATGGCATCGACGACGGGTCCCTCACCTTCACTGCCCAGAACGGCAAGAACACCGTGGAAGGCGTTGCCGACGCTGCGCTGCAGTTCTACAACCTGTACATCATCGCCCCGGCGATGGATCGCGAGGCAGCGAAACCCGCCGAAGGGTGGATCTTCAACGAGTTCATGGACGATGAAATCGGCCCCACCTTCGCGTACCTCCTCGATGTCGAGGACTACTACCAGAAGGGCCCCGCCAACGAAGGCGAGACCGTGGCGTACGACAACTACGCTCCGCTGCTGGACCACATGATTCAAGGTGTCAAGGACCGCGCGGCCGGCGGCGAGATCGCCGCCGAGTACCGGTTCAGCCACTCCGGTGCCATTGTTCCGCTCGCAGCATTGCTGAAGCTGCCGGGCTCCGAGAAGGGAGTGCCGGCAGATGAGCTCATGACGTATGAGAACTCCAAGTGGCGCGGCGACACCGTCGATCCGATGGGCGCGAACATCCAGTGGGATGCGTTCCAGAATGACCAAGGTGTCACCCTGGTTCGCATGCTGTACAACGAGGCTGAGATCCCGTTCCACGCTGGCTGCATGCCGGTGGTAGATGGTTCCGCGTTCTACACCATCGAGGAGCTGGCCGACTGCCTGCCGCTCGGTTCGACCTCGGACCACTCCAAGGCTCGCCCGGACATCACGCCTGGCACCGATACCCCGGCCAAGGATGGTTCGTCGAAGGACGGCTCGGCGGAGAACGGCTCCACCGGAGACGGTTCGTCGAAGCCCGGTGCCATCGCCATCGCCGTCACCGCGGTGCTCGCTGTCCTCGCGGCACTCGGATTCGGCGCATGGCAGCTCGGCGTTATCGGCGCTGGCTTCTAG
- the ppk2 gene encoding polyphosphate kinase 2, which yields MSETSASKPPKLSKKAYEKELLRLQAELVSMQEWVVQTGSRLVVIMEGRDAAGKGSAIKRITQYLNPRTCRIEALPKPTEREQGQWYFQRYVEKLPSAGEIVIFDRSWYNRAGVERVMGFCTSQEYRRFLHQAPIFERLLVEDGIMLRKYWFSVSDEEQYRRFESRRQDPLRQWKLSPMDLESITKWEEYSRAKDEMFLHTDIPSAPWYTVESEDKKRSRINVISHLLSTVPYEHLEPQLPEIPERPEPSGYERPPREEFRYVPDAAAKLEERKVEPKKAAKKAAKKDAKKGKKKKD from the coding sequence ATGAGCGAAACGTCTGCCAGCAAACCGCCGAAGCTGTCCAAGAAGGCATACGAGAAGGAGCTGCTACGACTGCAAGCAGAGCTCGTCTCCATGCAGGAGTGGGTCGTGCAGACCGGCTCGCGCCTCGTGGTCATCATGGAAGGCCGCGACGCCGCCGGTAAAGGCTCCGCAATCAAGCGCATCACGCAGTACCTCAACCCGCGCACCTGCCGTATCGAGGCGCTGCCGAAGCCGACGGAGCGCGAGCAGGGCCAGTGGTACTTCCAGCGCTACGTGGAGAAGCTGCCGTCTGCCGGCGAGATCGTGATCTTCGACCGGTCTTGGTACAACCGCGCCGGCGTAGAGCGCGTGATGGGCTTTTGCACCTCGCAGGAGTACCGCCGGTTCCTGCACCAGGCGCCGATCTTTGAACGCCTCTTGGTGGAAGACGGCATCATGCTGCGCAAATACTGGTTCTCCGTGTCGGACGAGGAGCAGTACCGCCGCTTTGAATCGCGCCGCCAGGATCCGCTGCGCCAGTGGAAGCTCTCTCCGATGGACTTGGAATCCATCACCAAGTGGGAGGAGTACTCCCGCGCCAAGGATGAGATGTTCTTGCACACCGACATCCCGTCCGCGCCGTGGTACACGGTGGAGAGCGAGGACAAGAAGCGCTCACGCATCAACGTGATCTCCCACCTGCTGTCAACGGTGCCGTATGAGCACCTTGAGCCGCAGCTGCCGGAGATCCCGGAGCGGCCTGAGCCGAGCGGCTACGAGCGCCCGCCGCGTGAGGAATTCCGCTACGTGCCCGATGCCGCCGCGAAGTTGGAGGAGCGCAAGGTCGAGCCGAAGAAGGCCGCGAAGAAGGCGGCTAAGAAAGACGCTAAGAAGGGCAAGAAAAAGAAAGACTAG
- a CDS encoding DNA-3-methyladenine glycosylase: MIDFSQPADVVGPQLLGCVITMNGVSIRLTEVEAYLGAADAAAHTFNGMTARNATMFGPPGRLYVYFSYGIHHNGNLVCAPEGDGQGCLMRGGEVVAGEDLARERRQRPDRALIPFANLARGPGNLGQALGLQLEDNGSEFELAMRDAEPEWVAGPRIGISKNAGAPLRFWIPGDRTVSTPRGYPKIAL; this comes from the coding sequence GTGATCGACTTCTCTCAACCGGCCGACGTGGTCGGTCCGCAGCTGCTCGGCTGCGTGATCACCATGAACGGCGTGAGCATTCGCCTCACCGAGGTGGAGGCCTACCTCGGTGCCGCCGACGCCGCCGCCCACACGTTCAACGGCATGACCGCGCGAAACGCGACCATGTTCGGCCCACCCGGACGGTTGTACGTGTACTTTTCCTACGGCATCCACCACAACGGCAACCTTGTATGCGCGCCCGAGGGCGATGGCCAAGGGTGCCTCATGCGCGGCGGTGAAGTGGTCGCTGGTGAAGACCTCGCCCGCGAGCGCCGGCAGCGCCCGGATCGGGCACTCATCCCATTTGCAAACCTTGCGCGCGGGCCCGGCAACCTCGGCCAGGCGCTGGGCCTTCAGCTTGAAGATAACGGGTCGGAATTCGAGCTAGCGATGCGCGACGCCGAGCCGGAATGGGTTGCCGGCCCGCGTATCGGGATCTCGAAAAACGCCGGCGCGCCGCTGCGGTTCTGGATCCCGGGCGACCGCACGGTGTCCACCCCGCGCGGGTATCCGAAGATCGCGCTGTAA
- a CDS encoding 3-hydroxyisobutyryl-CoA hydrolase, producing the protein MTAPNENTDTEAKVLTEVRNTTGVITLNRPKGLNSLDYDMIKIIDAALREWAEDDQVERVVTTSNSKHFCSGGDVKYARQAILDGDEATVDQFFADEYDMNLRLANFGKPYIALANGVIMGGGMGVSAHGSHFVVTEDAFASMPEMNIGYITDVGMSWTLQNLPKRPSKNLGKFLGLTGYRMTPDDMLELGLATHKVASLDGLLDRIVEEGELSLDDASVAPSSSTIAQYFDDIEATFDGSWPEIEARLEGAFGDFVRSLIAKASPSALVAAAELFEANAKHDLEGALENERVLGELIRREPDFAEGVRAVLVDKDQEPKFVEQPGPEKYRDVLK; encoded by the coding sequence ATGACTGCACCGAACGAAAACACTGACACCGAAGCCAAGGTTCTCACCGAGGTCCGCAACACCACCGGCGTGATCACGCTGAACCGCCCGAAGGGCCTGAACTCGCTGGACTACGACATGATCAAGATCATCGACGCGGCGCTGCGCGAGTGGGCCGAGGACGACCAGGTCGAGCGCGTCGTAACTACCTCCAACTCCAAGCACTTCTGCTCGGGCGGCGACGTCAAGTACGCCCGGCAGGCGATCCTGGACGGCGACGAGGCCACCGTGGATCAGTTCTTCGCCGACGAGTACGACATGAACCTGCGCCTGGCCAATTTTGGCAAGCCCTACATCGCCCTGGCCAACGGCGTGATCATGGGCGGCGGCATGGGCGTGTCCGCGCACGGTTCGCACTTCGTGGTTACCGAGGACGCGTTCGCCTCCATGCCGGAGATGAACATCGGTTACATCACCGATGTCGGCATGAGCTGGACCTTGCAAAACCTGCCGAAGCGACCGTCGAAAAACCTCGGCAAATTCCTCGGCCTCACTGGCTACCGCATGACCCCGGACGACATGCTCGAGCTCGGCCTCGCCACCCACAAGGTCGCCTCGCTCGACGGTTTGCTCGATCGCATCGTGGAGGAGGGGGAGCTTTCGCTTGACGACGCCTCGGTAGCGCCGTCCTCAAGCACAATCGCGCAGTATTTCGACGATATTGAAGCGACCTTCGACGGCTCCTGGCCCGAGATCGAGGCGCGCCTTGAGGGCGCGTTCGGTGACTTTGTGCGCAGCCTGATCGCCAAAGCGTCGCCGTCGGCGCTGGTGGCTGCGGCCGAGCTGTTCGAGGCGAACGCGAAGCACGACCTCGAAGGCGCGCTGGAGAACGAGCGCGTGCTCGGCGAACTCATCCGCCGCGAGCCCGACTTCGCTGAAGGCGTGCGCGCGGTACTGGTGGACAAGGACCAGGAGCCGAAGTTCGTCGAGCAGCCCGGGCCGGAGAAGTACCGCGACGTGCTGAAGTAG